DNA sequence from the Scophthalmus maximus strain ysfricsl-2021 chromosome 1, ASM2237912v1, whole genome shotgun sequence genome:
ctgcttcttttgtttttgtctgtttatgtttttaatctgtctaaactttgttacattgtttttttaagtggcGATTGGATTAGCAAGCGTATTGGGCACTTAGAGTAAACTGAGGATCCTTTTGGACAAATGCAATGCCCCATACAAGTAATTTACTTTGGTGTTTTGAtgcataacaacaaaaaaataaataaacaagttatgtaagtacaagaagaagagcagcaatgaaaacaagataaaatatgtgaatataaaGGActgtgaaaatggaaataatctaCCACGGAGTAATTGGTTATGCAAGAGAAAATGTGCAAGTTTTAGAATTTATGCAGGAGAAAAATCAATACAATTGGGTCAAACAATCTTTTGGTGTGACCTTGAAAACAGCACCAGTTTGTCACATACAAGTGTTTTCAAGGAACTTGACAAGTAGAATGTTCCAAGCATTTTTGAGAACTTTCTGCAGTTCATTGGCGGATTTGGTCTGTCGCCATGTAATCCCAGACCGACTCCCATGATGATCGGAGCTTTGTTGGGGCCTTGCCATCTGTTGCAGGACTCCTTGTTCATTTGGATTGTTTGTGGGCTTGTCGATGCAGCGTGGAGAATTTTGTACAGAACACAGGATAGGAAGATATGAAtccaaacataaaaatgaaactTCTGCACTGCAGTTTAGAGGCAGCCAATTCCCTGCCACACAGCAGAGTAGCAGTCAGCAGAAAATCTTCAACTGCTTTTCTTCACTTCTAGGTTCATGCCTCAGGTTTTGGGGTTGGTCAAGGTTTTTCACAGGATTCCAGGAGACTAGATTTAGTTTGAAACCAGCAATCTTTCTGTTCATTTGCATGAGTTGGACTATGACATTTTACTATTTACACCATATGTCACACGATAATTGTATCCATGGGCATTGTGAAGGATgattcagattgtttttttatctgcctGAACCGCATGGATTCTTAACTtcttataaaatatatttcaatacGTATTAGATGTTATGAATATTCTCATATTGTTGTATTGACTTTTCTCCACATACATGTCTACGGGGTGTACCCTTGGAATGTCATTCAGTTGGATGTCGAATGAAACGAATGTTCAGCGAATGAACCACGTCGTACGCCACCGGAAGCGGGCGGTTCCAGGTGCACTTTCAGCCAATAGCAGTTGAAACTGTACGTACATTAGCCAATCAGTGCACACGCCGCGGGAAATGGGCGGACACCTGTCAACTGTCCGGCGTCGCGGACGCTGTCGTCAACTTTACCGGCGTTCGACTCACTTCCCCCGCGGACCCCAGAACGTTAGCGTGAGTAGCTAAACCATGAAATGGCACGAGCACTGTTGAATGGAGAGGGTTATTTTTGGTGTCCGCTCGCCGGCCATTGTGCTCACAACTACCGTGTCTCCCTCGTGTAGACGGATAGATCTCGTGGTTGGCTCCACATGGCTACCTACctagccagccagccagccagccagccagccagctagctagctagctagctagccaacGGTCCAACCAAACGTGCTAGCCTGCATTAGCCACAGGATGAACACTGCTCCCGGATAGTTGTGTGCCGGCTGACGGCTTGTTTTTCAAATATCGTCTGTCGTAAACCAGAAGTTGCAGTTCTATGTGTATTTGTGGCTACCACGACAGGTCGCAGGTCTTACAACGTAATATgtgtcacacagtcacacattatatatacatttgggCCTTAGCTACAACCAATCTGTGTAGTGTTGCTGCCACGGACAGGAGGACAGTTAGTTGCAGGCAGCTCTGACGTTTTGGGAGTCAGGTCAGGTGGGTCCAGGTGCATTTGGTAAACTGTGAGAGCTTGTAACGTCATCACATGATAAGTCATGATTGTCAAAtaacttttttcagttttactcGCAGGGATTACCATAATAGTCAGCAGCTCTGAGTTGTGATTAAACGACACTGGTACAGCTGCAACAGGTAATCTATTAGTAATCggctactaaatgaatcgccaactattttgataatcgagtAATCGGCTCAAGTcgtttttaaggaaaaaattctgtgatttcagcttctaaaaatgtgaatattttctggtttctttcatcctctacgacagtaaactgaatatctttggtgtgtgaacaaaacatcatcttggggttttgtgaaacacaatcgacaattttcaacattttaagacattctatggaccaaacaactaatcgattgatcaggaaaataatatacagattaatcgattatgggaaataatcgttagttgcagccgtaTACAATGatacaacaaataaatgatttgttctctctctctctctctctcccccctcagtCTGTTATAGCATCAGAGTATGGGCAGTGTGTTGGCTGCCGCCTCCcccagtccagctccagctgcatCATCTGCGGCTGGAGCTGGTCAAGGGGTCCCGGGATTGGTGTCCGTCCCTCCAGGGTTCACCATGCCCTCAGTGTCTTCTGTCCCTCCGACATCGGGATCTGGCCAGCAGACGTCGGAGGCCGACTCCCCACTCCCGAACCCAGGCACATATGAGGAGTGCCACCGCAAATGTAAAGGTTAGAAAATCAGTTGCTGAATTGTGACGCCGAGTGCATCGAGCAATTTATGTTCTTGTTGTAAATCACATTTGTTTAACTTGTAAATGATATTCATGTTATTGTGATAACAGTGTCATTATTGTCATATTGGTGTGGGCTTAAATAATTGTCTcaaagattgattttttttttcttttgttcttgcTCTTCTATTTTAGAGGTGTTCCCTCTGCAGATGGAAGGGGTGCGGTTACTGGTCAACAAGGGCCTGAGTAACCACTTCCAGGTCAGCCACACCATTACCCTCAGTACCCAGGCTGATTCTGGTTATCGATTTGGTTCCACCTACGTAGGCAGTAAACAGATTGGACCCGCAGAGGTAAGGATCATTTCCCTGTCATCCTCATCAAAACCCACGATAAATGTTGACATTTGGAAATTTTGGTCTTAAATCTTCCTGTTCATGAAAGAAGACATActattttctgatgtttttgttgtttatcaTTTGCTACATGAGTCTAAATAAGTAATAGTTTTGATACTTTGCCTTTTATTGGTTAGTTAGGCACGATTATTTCTTTACCTGCTTTGTCTTCACTGTTATTGATTAAAGCATATTCcagttagttgtttttttgcgtTGTCGCACATGTAGCATGGGACAGATAAATGTAGCTCAACAACATTTACACTGATATTCAGGAAGCTACACAGCCTAAGGCTCTATACTGTTGCAAGGTTTCAAATGTCACCCACATCACTCTAAGCTTACAATGGTGTATCTTCTTCCCTCTAGTCATTCCCAGTCATGGTTGGAGATATGGACAATACTGGCAGTCTCAATGCCCAGATCATCCACCAGCTTACAACTGCTGTGCGCTCCAAAATAGCCCTCCAGGTTTGTAGACTTGTAGAGGGAACAGCCTTTCAGTTGTGGTCTACTCAGGcctattttcagtattttgaatttctctaacattgtcattttgttctctgaccttttttttcttctgctcttccTATGTTGTAGACTCAGCAGCATAAGTTTGTGAATTGGCAGTGTGACTTGGAGTATCGGGGTGAAGACTTCACCTCTGCTGTGACGTTTGGAAATCCAGACGTGCTTGTTGGATCTGGTATGATTATTTCCACAATTATAGTGGAGGCTTTGTTGCATATGTTAGTAATTCCCTCTGACAAGTTCAATAGATGAGTTTGTTGAGTGAGAACAgtggtggatttttttgttgtgtgtgtgaaattaataacaaataacaatGCAGTCAGAGGTGATATCGTTTGTTCATTAGtggttaaatgaaaaacaaacaaaaaaatgcatatacagtataatcaaAGGTCTTTTACTACTTTCTTTCAGGCATTTTGGTGACCCACTATCTCCAGTCTATCACACCAGCGTTGGCCCTTGGTGGTGAGCTAGTGTACCACAGAAGACCAGGGGAAGAGGGAACCGTCACCTCCCTGTTGGGTAGATACACAGGTAAAATCTGAGCTTATTGAACCATGCACTGTAAAACTGCTTGATCATGTTTTTCTAACTTGATctgttaatgttttaatttaacattgacctaataattttcaaaatatcCATTGTTGGAGATTTTCTGCGGTATGGACAGGATTTAGATAAGTAAAGTGGTGCCCAATTCCAACTCATTGTTTTATCAAAGTGATTGATGTACAGgtcttttgtttccccctcaGGTGAAAACTTCATTGCTACTTTGACTTTGGGAGGTGCAGGAGCTCATGCTACATACTATCACAAAGCCAACGACCAGGTAACTCATATTagcaaaagtgtgtgtatttttgtgcatCAGTAATGGTTTGTCTGCCAAAACACCTATAGCAGTTTTTTGGCTGAAATTCAGGTGTTATAGAACAATACTTACTCACCCATGTATACACTTACACTTTTCAGTTGCTGTAATTAATCTGCCTGTCTATACTGGCTGTGAAGAAGTCCTTACCTGAATTGCTTTCAATGTAAGAGATGGGAGGGACACCATCCACAGGCCTTTTTGTGTGcaaaaagtaatttgaaaatTCAACTAAAGGTTATGTTGTGGCTtaaagcgattttggagaaagattgttgttgttttttgaccGCATTGGTCGGGGCTCGGACCCACAGCCTGGGGTGTGGGAGGCGTGGGGGCTAACCACAAGGCCATAACCCCTGAGTTGTAGCGTCTGttgctagcacatctcttaaggcGTCGAGCAGTGATGTTTTCGCATTGCACACAGTGCTGTGTGGTGCTGTTCGCACcttttttattggttttcaatttacagagccagggctgcacAAAATaaccctgattttttttactcagaaaCGACAGCTAGCAGACCGCAAAGAAATAGTAGCtgaatttacaaaatgtgtattggaTTTAAATCCCTTTCTAGTACAAAATCCCCTCTCTGTGTTGGTACCCAATTCATTGTGTAGTCTCACTCCAGAGAAACACAAGTACGAGTTATTTGTACTTTAAAGAACTAGCTTAAATTGGAAGATGCCCACTTGATGTCTAACTCAAACTAAACCAGGTCTGTGCATTTTGTCCCCCTTCTCTTGACTGTAGTCTCCTGAGGACCACAATGggagaaataaatatattgacaAAAACTTATTTCAATGTTCACAGGAATATTGTGTTAAGAGCCTTGAAAAAAGCTCTTTTTTCAAGGCATAGCCCTTTAAATTCATAGCCCTTTAACTTCTGCGTCCTAAAACAGCTGCAGATAGGAGTTGAATTTGAAGCCAGCACGAGGATGCAAGACACCACAACGTCCTTTGGTTACCAGCTGGACCTTCCCAAAGCTAACCTCCTCTTTAAAGGTAAATGCACTATGAAATCATACATGTATATAACTATCACACATGTTAATGTTTGAACAttagtaaatatatattttcccttttaattgttacccttttccctttcctcgCCACAGGTACAGTTGACAGTAATTGGGTAGTAGGGGCGACCCTTGAAAAGAAACTGGTGCCCCTGCCTCTCACACTGGCTCTCGGGGCTTTCCTTAACCATCGCAAGAACAAGTTCCAGTGTGGTTTTGGTGTCACCATTGGCTAGAGTTGCGGGGCTTGTCTGGAGCATCTCGCACAGCTTGGAccagcacagagacacacaggaaCCTTCACTAAGTTTTAGAAATTGGATTCAGAGACTCTCTTACTGTACAACTGATTtctgggacagagagagacaaagacaactACCAAGGAGCCAGGACTGGCCAAGCCATGCCTACACACTGTAGCACAAATGTCTTTCCTTTATGGTGTATTGGATATACCCACAAGTTAGAGAGATGTACGTCAGTGGACATCAGGTGATGCATGAGAACATGTGATGTGAAAATCAAAGTAAGTGGTTAAGTATAATATATGGTGATGATTATGGAGGattgaaataaatgtgattaCGTTTTTGTAAAACTAGATGTTGGGATTACTTGTGCAAAGCACAGACAACTTGATTATCTGTGAAACAATCCAGTTGCCCTGTGTAACCTATGCaacagtgacagagaaatgCTGATGTGTTTTCCACAGTACCACCACAGTATAATGCAGTTCACAAAATGCCACAATCTGCGGCACCAGGTCACGACAGTTTATCACTGgtgtaatcaatattttttaaactaataatAGATTAAATGTCTGTTGGCGTGAAAGGGGTCTGAAAGTGATGAATCCACAATTGCTCTTGACAGCAGCAGGTAGCCATTTCAGCAAAAAGGCTCTGACAATGTCACTGAGAGCTACCTGCCAAACTCCCAATACCAGGCAGCTAGCAATTAGCAGGAGAGCATGGAGCATGTAGTAGCAGAGTAGAGACTCAACCCAGAGCTAAAATTACAGTTAATGAACACTGGGCTTCTATGCCTCAGGCAGATGTAAACGTGCTGCCAGTTAATGGGAATCTGTGTTATCTCCTGAATGTATTAATAAGCAACAATTCTTTACAGATTCATCAGTTCATCTTCAAAAGGTGACaaacaactgattttttttacagctggaTCCTGCTGCCTTCCAGTGGCAAAACAAAGTAAGTACAAGGAATCTTCTTATTGTATTGTCCTCCTTTTTATTCCTACAATAATATCAAACGCAGAATTGGATCAGTTGTAAGAGTCAAGTATCAGGGCTGAGTATCCATAATTATTACCTCTTTCattaaaacaagtttaaaattgtttaaGAACACAATTGATATTAAAATAGAAGAACAGAGTCAGAAAGTTTAAAGATGCAAAAATatgcttttgtgttttatttatttgccttAAAGAAATTCTGTATTGCATCAAATACCACAAACCCATGAACATATTTTCAGGAATAATCCATAAATGGTATGCTAAATGCTAGAAATATATTACAAGAAATATGATCCCACCACAAAATGCTAATTACTTTATAAGTCATTTCTTCAACAATGCTATTATCAATCATACAGTAAAACTACATATGCCCGTTCATTGTCTCCCAACTGTTCACTACCCTCTGcagcctcatttttttttttaaaaggaaaagaatccACCGAGACAAAAAGCTGGTTCGGTCCATGTGTGCATGGATGCTAATATGAGCAGATGCACATCACAGTATTAAAAGCATCAGTGCAAGCAGGAGGGTGAGGACAGGAGAAGCCACCATGGCAGGAGAGAAGCCAAAAATGCtataaaggaaagaaaataatgaattaaatagAATAATAAGCAGTTGAATTTTGATCCACTGTACTATCCTATGAGGCTCAGTTCAAAACTAGCTGTAGCACCAGCTGTCATGGTTTATGGCAGCGGTTAACAGCATATTCTAAATTGCATTGGAATGTATATTCCCTTAATGCAGCCTTCTTTGTTTACCAATTTATTTAATTGTCTTGCTTAATACAAACTACAGACTGATTTATGGAAGTGGTTGATTGGCTTCAACCACATCAAATTAGGCTTCTAGCTAATTTCAACAACTTTAAAACCTATGAGTAAATCTGAATACCTGTCGTCATCAGTAGTTTTAGGAAGTGCTGTTATaggagttgtttttgtctgaggTGGTCTGGTGGTGGATGGGATCCTGTAAAAGGCATAGCATCATTTGAAAGGCTTCATGAAAAATTCGACACCATTCTTTAAACTTTGTTTTACAAAGAGACATTCATTCGGTGCCATAAAATAACTTAATGCCCTACCTCGGTGAGCATGGGCCACTATCCAGATCTTTGGGAGGATAGGCGATCTTCACTGGTGCAATTTGAGGACACGGTAGAGCACTTTTATTAATTAGGAGATTGAGatctagaaaaagaaaaaaaaacgttatgcAACAAAACTTCTACTCAGGAGTGAAGtgatttaaataattcaaacatgTTCATTGTCAACCTGCCTTCGAAGGTGAAGGTGAATACGGCACTCCCTCCCTTCAGGAAGCTTCTGGATTTCAAAGTTTCCAAACGTGCAAAATATTTTGGGCCATATCTAGGTCCGCCATAGACCGTCTGATTATTCTCATCTTTGAATGGATTTCCAATCTTACGAGGATCGTCCCAAAAGTTAAAACCTGTTTACAGAAAGCATAGAAATACAAAACCAGACACAATACACCATGGCATATAGTGGTAActacatctttttctttcaatagaTCGTTATTTTGTTAAAGGGATTTCTTAATGCTCTTTTTGAATTTACCTTGACTGTTGATTGTGGTTGGGTCAGTGGTAAAACTCCTTTGCATTGTCATGTGCATCTTGATGTTGGGTGTTTGGTCCACCAAATGCATAGTCACCTGCCTATATGGGCAAGGCCATTCCAGCTGATCATCATTTTTACCTGACAAGAGTTGTACGAACGCTCCAGCAAACGTCTTGAACAACACTACGCTGACACGGTAAGAGTAGCCTCCTCTGGAGTACTGACGCGGGCTGTTTAACACGGTATTATAGCTACTGCTGCTTAAAAGCTCTTCAAAATCATTGAACTGTATGGTAACATGTGGACACTCGATCTCAGACAGATTGATGTCATCAATTGAGAAGCCGCCTGAGGACTTCCCCGCTCCTTTACGAGCCTCAAATTCCACCTGGAAGTCCTTTTTGGCATTCAGGGAAACATGATGGATCTGCCAGTGAGATGTTTGTGGACCTGGAGGAAGGAAATGTCACACATTCATGGTGCATCTGAGTCCTAGTACCATTTAGAGCAGATGATGCTGATAATAGTACAATCTGACATTACCTGTGATCTGTCCCATCAGGCGGCGGGTTCCTGTGAAGTCCCGTTCATCATGAAACTCCCTGATCCAAATGTTAAGTATGTCAGACTCATTCCCACTGTGATAATAGTAGAACTGGAGACACTGGACGTGACACTCCCTGGTTGGCATCATCCGCTTGGTCTCCAGCCAGGCGGAGTCTCCCTCCGTACCTTTTGCTGTGCTAGCATGCATGAAGTAACCTATAGTTTGATCTGGAATGTTGTTGtccaaaattaatgaaaattaaGCCAGGTAACGTAAAAAACATGTCCCtcttaaaagaaacatttaaatatggAGTCTAGATGTGGAGAATTTGCAAATTTTGAACTCTTACCTCCATAAGTACTGCCAGTGGGTAGACTGGTGTGGTCGGACCTAGGACCCCCGTAAGCATATGTTACCCTTTTCCAGTCATTGCCCTTCCGTGAACAGCGGGTCATTTGACAATCGCTTTCAGAGAAGCCGCAGTACATATTAAATGCAACGGTTGAACCTGTGGAGGTG
Encoded proteins:
- the LOC118312654 gene encoding meprin A subunit beta isoform X2 — its product is MKGYILLVVVLAVSSALFLGPEEQDTEDFVDCGEAKNIDEINKDTRHDDILEPQNTQNSVVIQDDFLWTSPVAYVLENDLELNAKGVILKAFDQFRLKTCIDFKQRDSEDYYISVQKLNGCFSYVGRLMSGQPVSIGKYCDEISTVEHEFLHALGFYHEQNRYDRDEHVTIAYENIQEGFVDNFIKVRSEESTTMGVPYDYWSVMHYGPNAFSNGNGSTIMTKDEQYQGVIGQRRDMSPWDVLELNRRYKCSSTVAFNMYCGFSESDCQMTRCSRKGNDWKRVTYAYGGPRSDHTSLPTGSTYGDQTIGYFMHASTAKGTEGDSAWLETKRMMPTRECHVQCLQFYYYHSGNESDILNIWIREFHDERDFTGTRRLMGQITGPQTSHWQIHHVSLNAKKDFQVEFEARKGAGKSSGGFSIDDINLSEIECPHVTIQFNDFEELLSSSSYNTVLNSPRQYSRGGYSYRVSVVLFKTFAGAFVQLLSGKNDDQLEWPCPYRQVTMHLVDQTPNIKMHMTMQRSFTTDPTTINSQGFNFWDDPRKIGNPFKDENNQTVYGGPRYGPKYFARLETLKSRSFLKGGSAVFTFTFEDLNLLINKSALPCPQIAPVKIAYPPKDLDSGPCSPRIPSTTRPPQTKTTPITALPKTTDDDSIFGFSPAMVASPVLTLLLALMLLIL
- the tomm40 gene encoding mitochondrial import receptor subunit TOM40 homolog, with translation MGSVLAAASPSPAPAASSAAGAGQGVPGLVSVPPGFTMPSVSSVPPTSGSGQQTSEADSPLPNPGTYEECHRKCKEVFPLQMEGVRLLVNKGLSNHFQVSHTITLSTQADSGYRFGSTYVGSKQIGPAESFPVMVGDMDNTGSLNAQIIHQLTTAVRSKIALQTQQHKFVNWQCDLEYRGEDFTSAVTFGNPDVLVGSGILVTHYLQSITPALALGGELVYHRRPGEEGTVTSLLGRYTGENFIATLTLGGAGAHATYYHKANDQLQIGVEFEASTRMQDTTTSFGYQLDLPKANLLFKGTVDSNWVVGATLEKKLVPLPLTLALGAFLNHRKNKFQCGFGVTIG
- the LOC118312654 gene encoding meprin A subunit beta isoform X1; this encodes MKGYILLVVVLAVSSALFLGPEEQDTEDFVDCGEAKNIDEINKVDTRHDDILEPQNTQNSVVIQDDFLWTSPVAYVLENDLELNAKGVILKAFDQFRLKTCIDFKQRDSEDYYISVQKLNGCFSYVGRLMSGQPVSIGKYCDEISTVEHEFLHALGFYHEQNRYDRDEHVTIAYENIQEGFVDNFIKVRSEESTTMGVPYDYWSVMHYGPNAFSNGNGSTIMTKDEQYQGVIGQRRDMSPWDVLELNRRYKCSSTVAFNMYCGFSESDCQMTRCSRKGNDWKRVTYAYGGPRSDHTSLPTGSTYGDQTIGYFMHASTAKGTEGDSAWLETKRMMPTRECHVQCLQFYYYHSGNESDILNIWIREFHDERDFTGTRRLMGQITGPQTSHWQIHHVSLNAKKDFQVEFEARKGAGKSSGGFSIDDINLSEIECPHVTIQFNDFEELLSSSSYNTVLNSPRQYSRGGYSYRVSVVLFKTFAGAFVQLLSGKNDDQLEWPCPYRQVTMHLVDQTPNIKMHMTMQRSFTTDPTTINSQGFNFWDDPRKIGNPFKDENNQTVYGGPRYGPKYFARLETLKSRSFLKGGSAVFTFTFEDLNLLINKSALPCPQIAPVKIAYPPKDLDSGPCSPRIPSTTRPPQTKTTPITALPKTTDDDSIFGFSPAMVASPVLTLLLALMLLIL